A single window of Pirellulales bacterium DNA harbors:
- a CDS encoding H-X9-DG-CTERM domain-containing protein, with protein SGGNYQTLSPTAEGINGSGDQRALNCTSVRYGINKLGHQKGMLALPAGPVPKAKEGEPPFPPAPNVLGPGHNQGIFSAHGGGAYVLYADGSVHWRDEDMALPVLQALCTRDDSIQTEGQ; from the coding sequence CTCGGGCGGCAACTACCAGACGCTCAGTCCCACAGCCGAAGGCATCAACGGCTCGGGCGACCAGCGCGCGCTGAATTGCACGTCGGTCCGCTATGGGATCAACAAGCTCGGGCATCAGAAGGGCATGCTCGCCTTGCCGGCCGGCCCCGTGCCGAAGGCCAAGGAAGGCGAGCCCCCGTTCCCGCCGGCCCCCAACGTGCTCGGCCCTGGGCACAATCAGGGCATTTTTTCCGCCCACGGCGGCGGTGCTTATGTGCTGTATGCCGACGGTTCCGTGCACTGGAGAGACGAAGACATGGCCCTGCCCGTGCTCCAAGCCCTCTGCACCCGCGACGACAGCATTCAGACCGAAGGCCAGTAG